DNA from Mercenaria mercenaria mitochondrion, complete genome:
TTTGTTGCAATTATTTTTTCAAATGAAATATTTTATGAATTTGTTACTAACTTTTGAATTATTGACTATTTGTGTTTTCTTAATATGTGTGTATCTAGGTAATGTTAGTTTTTCGCTTGTGAGTGTATATTTTTGTGTACTTATTTTGTGTTTAGGGGTTTCTGAGTCTGTGATGGGGCTTGCTATTTTAGTTAATTGTTCTCGTTTTAGTGGTAAAAGGACCGTAAAGTCTTTCAGGTTTTTAGGTTTTTAATGTGGTTATACTTGTTAAATAATAATCAAGTGAAGGGTGGTGAGTGGTAGAATTAAATTAAAGTTAATACAATTGACTATGCCTCAGTTTGCGCCTATATTTTCTGTTTTATTATTTTCTTTTTTGTGGCTTTTTTTTTGTTTCGTTTTGTCAATTTTATGGTGAGCTTCTAAGCGGTCATATAATTTCTAATTGTAATTTCATACTTATTATTAGTTAGGTTAGTCTATTTGCTTCTAGGGTTTGGTTTTCGGTTTGGTGCGTGGGTAGTTTTAGTTTGTGGTGTTAGACTAATATTGTCTGAAATTGGGTCTGTACTGAACTTTTATGTACTAATGAGAGAGTGGGTAGGTATAGATAGTATGTCTTTTATTATGGTTGTATTGAGAGTTTTAGTTTTTATAATTAGGTTGGTTAGTAGGTATAAGGACGTAAAAATTAATAAGGGAGAAAAGGAAGTCAATGGAATTAGTGCTGTTGAAGCTATTAACATTATTGTTTTTGGGAGTATTATGTTTTTTAGGGTTATCAGGTGAATAGATTTTTATTTTTTTTTTGAATTTTCTTTAATTCCTACATTTTTTTTGATCTTAAAATGAGGTTATCAACCTGAGCGGTTGCAGGCGGGTGTATTAATGCTTCTTTATACTGTTTCAGCTTCAGTTCCACTTATAATTGGATTATTGAGGTTATGGTGGGATTTAGGGAGGGATAATATGCTTCTAGTTAAGATAAATGGAAGGTGTTTATTTCATTATTCAGATTGAGTTTGAATTGTTCTTTTCTTGGGTTTTTTGGTAAAACTTCCTATTTATGGTGTTCATGGGTGGTTGCCTAAAGCCCATGTTGAGGCTCCTTTGAGGGGATCAATGTTATTAGCTGGAGTTTTATTGAAGTTTGGTGGTTATGGGTTGATTCGATTTATTTGGTTTTTCAAGTGAAGTATATCTGAATTAATTTTATTTCTGTTAGCTTTAACTTTATGGGGAGGTGTACTTAGAAGTTGTATTTGTGTATGTCAAAGAGATTTGAAATCATTAATTGCTTATTCTTCTATTGGACATATGGCTATAAGTTTAGGTGGTCTTTTAAGATTTTATCCTTTGGGAAAAATAGCTTGTGTTTGTTTATTATTTGCTCATGGTTTGTGTTCGCCAATTTTGTTTTCTTTGTCAGCTAGTACTTATGATTTTGTGGGATCTCGAAATGTAATTTTGAGAAAAGGGATATTACGCAGTTTCCCTATTTTTAGGGCATATTGATTTATTTTTTGTGTAGTTAATATGGGGTTTCCTCCGTCTCTAAATTTTATTAGAGAGGTTTTTTGCGTAGGAAGGATACTATGACTAAGGGTTATTTTTTGTGTGTTAGGTGGAATCATGTGCTTTATGGCTGGATGTTATTGTTTAGTTCTTTACTCTTTAGTAAATCATGGGGGTGTGAGAAATATAATTAATTCTAATTTTGGAATAAGAGGTCGTTATTTAAGTAGCTGTATTTTTATTAGAATTATTTTATTAGTTGGGTTTTTGTTTATAGATTATTTTTTTGTTTAAAGATATAATTGGCTTTACTGGAATATGGTTACCTTGAAATTAACTTAAAGATGTTCGATTCATCTAAAAGCTTAGGCTTAATATAAATGGTCGGTTTAGTTTATATAAAATGTTGTTTTGTGGTAACAGAGAAAATCGTGTTTAACTGATAGAGTAAATATTTTTTATAGTGTAAAAAACACATCAATTTTTCGTGTTGAAGATGGGTCTGATCTCTGAAGTTTAATTTGGAGTTATTAATAGTAACTTATAGGTGTTCAAATCATCAGTAAACTAATTATAAGAGATTTGTTTAGGTCATTTGATTATGCGTGAGGTGGAGGATTTTTCGTTTTTTCTAGAATAATGTGGGTTGGGAGTGTATTAGTACCTGTTTATGCACTGTGTTTTATGGTTTATTGAATAGCACCGAGCTATTTGGAAGGGGGTCTAATATCTATAGTGAAAGGTTTTGTTTCTGGTTTACCTCCGAAAGTAAAAACCATGGGTGGTAGAGCTCATCTCTTTGTTACATTGTTATTAGTTTTAATAATGTTTAACATTGGCGGTGTTTTTCCTTACAGTTACCCTGTTATAGCTCATTTTATTGCTTCAATAAGTTTTGCTTTACCTTTTTGGTTTATAACTTTTATTTTAAATTTTAACCCTAACTGGAGTTTGTTTTGATTAATTAGAATTCGTCAAGGAGGGTCTTTAATGCCAACTGCTATAGCTATAATTTCTGAGTGAGTAAGTTTAATTGCTCGTCCTGTTACTTTAATGTGTCGATTAAGAATAAATATTATTGTGGGTCAACTTGTATTAAAACTTGTATCTTCCTTGAGTGTAGGAATTCTATATCCTTTTGGTATTTTTAATGTGTCTGTTTTTGTAGGTTCTTTGGTGTGGTTACTTATCACTTATTTTTTGTTTGTAGTTGAATTATGTGTAGGGCTTTTACAATCGTTTATTTTTGTTGGACTTTTGGTTTTTTACGTTTATGAAGTGGTAATAAGACCTGAGTAAATAGTGTTTATAAATTAAAAATAAATATAAATTTGGGCTTTTAAAATTAATTTAAGTAAATTGAGATTTTTATTAATAAAAGTGAAATTCTAGGATGCTTAAAGTTGGGTTTTGGATTGTTGTGTTTTGTGAGTATGGTAGGATTATTGTTATTGTTTTTGGGTTTTGTGTGTGGGCAAAAGTGACGGTGTGAGTGGCAAAAGTTGACTGCTTTTGAGTGCGGTTTTGATGCTTTATCAAGAACACGTAGTTCATTTTCGATGCGGTTTTTTTTGTTAGCGTTGCTTTTTTTAGTGTTTGACGTAGAAATTGTTCTTCTTTTTCCTTATATTTTTAGGGTAAGTATTTCATGAATTAAAATAAGTTTATATAGAAAATTATATTACTTTTCTTTTTTACTTGTTTTGGTTTTAGGGCTTATCCATGAAATAAATGAGGGGACGTTGGATTGAAAGTTTGATTAGTATATTATCTGTATACTTGTAAATTATAGTTAGAATATATTGTTAATTTTTATTTAATTGTAGGGGTATCCGTTAGGTTATACTTTTCT
Protein-coding regions in this window:
- the ND4L gene encoding NADH dehydrogenase subunit 4L, encoding MLMSVCFFSLLQLFFQMKYFMNLLLTFELLTICVFLMCVYLGNVSFSLVSVYFCVLILCLGVSESVMGLAILVNCSRFSGKSTVKSFSFLGF
- the ND4 gene encoding NADH dehydrogenase subunit 4 translates to MSYLLLVSLVYLLLGFGFRFGAWVVLVCGVSLMLSEIGSVLNFYVLMSEWVGMDSMSFIMVVLSVLVFMISLVSSYKDVKINKGEKEVNGISAVEAINIIVFGSIMFFSVISWMDFYFFFEFSLIPTFFLILKWGYQPERLQAGVLMLLYTVSASVPLMIGLLSLWWDLGSDNMLLVKMNGSCLFHYSDWVWIVLFLGFLVKLPIYGVHGWLPKAHVEAPLSGSMLLAGVLLKFGGYGLIRFIWFFKWSMSELILFLLALTLWGGVLSSCICVCQSDLKSLIAYSSIGHMAMSLGGLLSFYPLGKMACVCLLFAHGLCSPILFSLSASTYDFVGSRNVILSKGMLRSFPIFSAYWFIFCVVNMGFPPSLNFISEVFCVGSMLWLSVIFCVLGGIMCFMAGCYCLVLYSLVNHGGVSNMINSNFGMSGRYLSSCIFISIILLVGFLFMDYFFV
- the ND3 gene encoding NADH dehydrogenase subunit 3; amino-acid sequence: MEIFINKSEILGCLKLGFGLLCFVSMVGLLLLFLGFVCGQKWRCEWQKLTAFECGFDALSSTRSSFSMRFFLLALLFLVFDVEIVLLFPYIFSVSISWIKMSLYSKLYYFSFLLVLVLGLIHEMNEGTLDWKFD
- the ATP8 gene encoding ATP synthase F0 subunit 8, producing MKWSVVSGSIKLKLMQLTMPQFAPMFSVLLFSFLWLFFCFVLSILWWASKRSYNF
- the ATP6 gene encoding ATP synthase F0 subunit 6, whose translation is MWVGSVLVPVYALCFMVYWMAPSYLEGGLMSMVKGFVSGLPPKVKTMGGSAHLFVTLLLVLMMFNIGGVFPYSYPVMAHFIASMSFALPFWFMTFILNFNPNWSLFWLISIRQGGSLMPTAMAMISEWVSLIARPVTLMCRLSMNIIVGQLVLKLVSSLSVGILYPFGIFNVSVFVGSLVWLLITYFLFVVELCVGLLQSFIFVGLLVFYVYEVVMSPE